The Meleagris gallopavo isolate NT-WF06-2002-E0010 breed Aviagen turkey brand Nicholas breeding stock chromosome 20, Turkey_5.1, whole genome shotgun sequence DNA window TTGAAATCCCGTGGATTAGTAATTCTTTTGAGATCTTTGTAATCATTGGTAATAGGTAGCGAAATAAATCCACGGTTATATCCTACAGACTGCAGCTGTGCTTCTGTTAAAGTCGTATTAAGTGATGGTTTTTAAATCCTTCTGCCAGCTAGAGCTGTAAGTACCAAAACTCCAGCAAGGAAGATAACTCACCCGGGGTGATGGATGCTCCTGAGCACCAAAGCGCTGGTTAATGAATAATGAAAGCAGCAAGGCAGGATCACACCTCAGGGCCACGCTGCTGCAGGAAGCTCTCAGATAGACCTCCCCacgcagctcctgcagcagcaggcacagcgCCCAGCTGAGACcggctgcagctctgcaaaatcatagaaaataagataaaacaCTGATGCAAACCTTTATGCAGGTGGACAAAGTGCTGAACACTCTGCCTTGTTcacccatccaacctggcattGTTCCTGTGGGTCTCAGGAGTGCATGCTCACAGCCTGGCTTTCTGCATGGGCTACCAGTTAGCTGAGCAAATGTGCCATTAAAACCTGAACCAACCTCGAGTGGGGGGACGTGCGGGTTGAAGTCGCAGCAGGAGGAGATTTATGGACTTGTTTTCCAACTGAAGAGGCATCAGACAGTTCAACATCCAGCAGCTCTGataaggaaagcagcagctcacGGGGATGAGCATGACTCTGGTGCCCAGTCTTGCTATGCAGCCcatgctgtggggcagggacccacagggacagCCATGCTAGGaacaaaaagcagctttgcagcctTGGTGTCCTACAAAGATAAGAACAGCGCTGAGAAAGTAAAGCACAGAGAGATTAAAAAACTCAAGAGAAGGATATTAGTGGCAGACTTAAGAGAATAACAGAGGAATCCTTGCTGtcctttcctgctgctgagcttCTGGTCAACCTGCTCCAAATTCATAACCTAAGAGATGGTTTCTTGATGGCATGAAACATCAGTGGCAAATTAGTTGCACAAGTAGAGTACTCTAtagaaagaggaaagggaatAAAGCAGAGCTGACAGAGGCATTTTTATCTGCTTCTCTTAAATAtgtgttgtttgctttgttttcatttaggAATCTACAAAGGACACTGCTTCCGAATCAACCACTTCCCTGAAGACAACGACTACGACCATGACAGCTCAGAATACCTTCTCCGTAAGTTGGAAAGCAGCACTGGTACACAGAGCTAACAGCCCAAGAGAGGGATTATTCATTGCAAGAGCCCAGCCCTCAGAGATCACTATTTTAAGGATTTCCTCCATGCATGGAACTCACACCATTTTGGTGCCCATTCTCTTAAAATTACACGGAAACATTCTAAATGGAAACAACAGCATTCCCAGGTTGGAGAGGATGTTTTACAGAGCAAGCATTTAGTTTGTTCCTGTACCAAAAGCGATCTGAGGAGTGAGTTCCTGCCCATGAGGAAGATTTTCCTGTCGCTTAGACACAGTCCTCATGCAAGCCTCATCCATTGCAGCTGCTCCAAACCACCTCCCATGCAGTGAAATTGCTGCAGCTTAGGAAGGAAGCTGAAATTCCTGCAGATAACAGCAAAATCTCAGCAGGAATGTGGGCTGCAATTTCCCTGCATGGCAGCTGGCCACTGATGCTCTGTTTCACACTGCTGGTAGGAAAGCCTGCACAGAAGTACTTCCATCCACTGACACAGTGCTTGAAATAATGGCACTCATTCCAACTTCCTCCTGACCACGGCTCGCTCGGTTGATACAACATCTTGAAACCTGAGTGTGAAACTTCATGAATCCTGCAAAATCTGAGTTAGATTTCCCCTTCCCTTGGCTGTCTTACCTTGTTGTTTCTCTTGTGCAAAAGAGCTGCCCAGCGAAGCTGAAAGCAATGCCttttgcaagagaaagaaactgcagtaCACAAGGTGTTGGGAAAGCTTCAGGGAGCAATGAGCATGGCTGCTGGCTGAGACATCCAGCGAGGCAAAATGCTCCTCAATTACACCGCTATTAATTACCTGAAACACCACTTAGAGAACCACTCTGTCCTTCTGCTCACTTCTGGGAAACAACTTCTGTTTACTAAGacaagaaggaggaaaaataggGCTTTCTGAAAAGTGTGCTTACCAGAAAACCCAgatcttttttcatctttcctcttGTCAATTTAGATCAGTCATGATGCTGGGGTGACGTGATTGCAGTGCTTGGGCAAAGGCAGGCTTGCAGAGTGTGAGCGCGGCTGCATTTATCTTTCATACAAAGCCTTGGAACTAATGTTAAATTGATGCCAAGTCAGCTTTAGGAAAGAAACATCATTGGTAAAAGGactttaaaagaaagatgaattaaGCAGCACCTTGATAAAAGTGCATTATGTCATTTTTGTTTGGAGGAAGGGATGGGAAAAACAGCCGCTCCGTAAGACAGGAGATGGGTAAATTGTTTGTAAGCATACTGCGACTGATGATCCTAAAAGCTGCTTTCAGGAGTCACTAAGTACAAACCTTAAAAGCAAGTTGGCCCAACCCTTGGTGTCTCCTGCAATACTGGGATGCAGCTACTGCTCCCTTAGGTCTGAGCTCACCCCTAGAGCTCTGCACGGATAGCAGGAACCTCTGCTTTAACTCCAGGAGGGAAAACTGCCGCTTCAAATGAAATGTATGCAGATGATTTAGAAATTACTGGAAGGTTATATACCTAAATCAAGAATAAATGAGCTTAAATGTAAATGTACATATCATCTAATGAGAGACAGATCTCGTCTAACCAGGCACAGAAACAAGGGTGTTTGCATCCTGCTCACAAGAGACGTGAGATCCTCCTTCCCACTTCTGCTCCCTCTGCAACACCTTTGCAAGCTCCTGTCCCCACATCAGCCATCAGGACCAGCAGCTGTTCCTCTGCACAAGACCTTGGCTCGGGACAGCCCTAATTTTTGTCTCAGGAAGGTAAAGGGAAAAGCACAGTTCTCATCTGTGTTGTGTTCAGATGAAGGCACTGACCCAACCCTGTGTGCACCCTGTGCTCTTGGGAGGGCAGCACGTGGgctctcagcctgccctgcaGATACCAACCTGGCCTAGACTTCAGATAAATGTGAACAGAATATCATCAGCAGAACACCCTAGTTCGAAATCCTATtgaaatcagtgaaaaaaaatgcctAATCTTAGGGAACTTCAGTCCAGGGCGTGAGTAGGAGCAGCAGTCCGGATTTCACCCTTTCTGCACTCAGTCTGCTCCCTGCAAAACCAAAGGAACAGTGGCCGCAGTGACTGCAAACACGTGCAAGGATGCTGTAAGCCCTCCTGCTCAGCTCCTGTGGCTGCttgcagcaggaaggcagcGTGGGGCCAAGCACAGCCTCGTGGCTGACGGCACAGCCCATGCAATGCTTCCCTGAGGTGTCAGTGCACAGAGCACGGCCGATGCGAACGGACAGGATGGTAAACAAGGAGGAAGCAGGGGAGAAAGCAAAGCCCAGATTCCCTTAATGTTTTTTGATCTGCTGTCATTTTATTACCAGTATTGGGAGACATATGTAAATTCTACATGGTACCTATGAGTACTCCTTTTAAATTCCAGAGCTGAAAGTAGCCATCGTACCCAAGAGAACacagtatgttttgtttctcttcacaTTAATTAACTAATAGAGAAAAATTACCTCTGGGGCTTTTTACTAGATGTGGTACAACCCACCCCGTGTGCACAGCATGTCTGTCAAGTCTCTTCTCATACTGTCACCGAAGCAGTTTAGAGAAGTCctttgaaatcacagaattgtaggggttggaggGATCCCCCCGTCCAACCCCCAattaaagcaggttccctggaGAAGGCTACAGTCATTATTAAATCGTTACAAACAGCTTAAAGATGAAGtataggaaaaaataaggaGATAATGTGGCCACAGCAAATTTCAATCCTATGCTGCCTTTTGTTGGGGTACGAATAGACAGTGATTTGAGGTGCTTCTGTGTCCATGAGCACAGAGTCTTTTTCTGATAACCAACCCCAAAAAGTGACCCAAAAGTCAGAGCACCTCCACCTCTGACCACACACGGGGACGCACCCAGCACAAGGGAATGCTCTCTCAGCACTCAGCATGCATCCATCCGTGACCTGACACCCTCACTCCTTGGGTTTGCCAATTACTGCAAGACTCATTCTAAACAGGAAAGCACCCAACTGAGCTGGGTTAAATCCGGCCAGAACATTCCCTCTCAGCAAAGGACACGTGCAGCAGCGTTGCCAGGTTTGGTAGGAGATGTCCTTTTCACACAGTGGCAGATCAATACGGGCACAAGCTTCCCAGGCAGGGACTGTCTCTTTGCTTTATGTTTGCACCGTCCTAATGAGCCCTGGGCCTGTCGTTGGGGCTCCCAGGGGCTTTGCAGCACACACAAAAGCGCTGCTGTTATTAAATGCCCAGTCCTGTCCCTCTTGCAATCTGTGGGAGTTTTGCCACCGGTCACCAGGGGAATCGTTAGAAAGCAATTCACTAAATTGGCAACGCCACCGCCATCAGAAGTCAAATGAgaaatcagcagcagcagcatctggccATTCCTCCTCAGGAAGCAGCACCATGTGTGTCCCCAGAAAGATGGCACCCGAAGGGGACTGCAGCAGCCCACGGCCCCAGATGCTGTTTGCTGGCAGTTTTCCCTCCTCATACCCCCAGCCCTGGGGTCCCCCATCCTCCCTGTGCATGTCCTGACACCAGTGCTGTCTGCTCCACTTTCAGCTGCTGCCTTGCCGCATAATGCCCCATAATGTCCCATAGGTCTGAAGGCTGGCTAGATGCAGTGGCTTAGATCCTTGTGCGGGGATTTTATAGCCCATACTGATGAACGGGCTGAAGCACACAAAATTTTAAGTGACTCCATTTAGCTGTCAGGAAATGAAACACAAACGTCTGAGATACACTTGTTAAAATTTCCTCCTTAGAAACCTGAAAGGTTTCAAAGTCCTAAATACTcaacagggaagaagaaaaaaaaaagagtaattagCTCACTGCTAACACAAATGCTACAAACTCCaagagctgtgctttgctcttCTTACACACGTGCAACAGACCCTCTGCTGAGGCTGTCCCCTAACGGTGCACAGTTCATCGCCAgttcataaatatttcagtgctgccCGCTGCGTGATGCTGGCTGTCATTTACCTTGTGCTTCATCAGAAATGTTCTGGTGGCATCACATTAAGGCAAAAACATTGGATTTCCCAGGAGGAAACTCAAGAGATTGAAGTTGCTCAAATGAAGGTAGCTCTTCTACATTGGCCACCCACCTCGGCTCCCCCACACCTGCCCACAAATGCAGAATCAGTGGTAACTGCAGCAAAATTTGGGGTTTGGAGACTTTACAGTCTCCACAGCAGCACCTGAGGAGGCATCTGAAATGATTACTGTCTGTTGTGTTTGCTTCCTATCTCCCCTGCAGGCATTGTCCGTGCCTCCAGTGTGTTCCCCATTCTAAGCACAatattgctgctgctgggagggctCTGTGTTGGAGCAGGGAGGAtttacaacagcaaaaacaacatTATTCTCAGCGCTGGAATTCTCTTTGTCGCAGCAGGTATGTTCTCCTTAAGTTGAATCCTTAAGAAGCGCTGCCTTTTTGGATTGAAATATGCATAAGTGCAGCTTCATCTGGTGGGGAAGCCATCAGCAAGACCCAGCATGGCCTGGCCTGGCCAAAAATACCATGGGGCGATTCCCAGCCCACCTAGGAGAGAAGGACACTGTATCACATCCACAGCTCTTCTTCAATTTCCTGAATTTCTTCCCCAGAATCCCAGTTCTTTCAAGCCATTTTCATTGCAGGTGGGTGTCACGTGCTCCTGCAGCTTtatgctgctgagctgctcatATCCAAATCAGGAAATCCTGTTTTTTTGCTCACTATCGATGAAGGCAAGCACAAGGAAAACAAGTGAGGTTGAGCCTTCTGGCTGGGTGCAAAGCTTCTAGGACTGATTTTCCCACGGAGTAACTGGGTTACACATCTCTTCCTCTATCCTTTTCCTGGGTTGAGGGCATGACCAACATCATACTGGGCaaatttctcaagaaaaaaaaagatgtttttgaaGCTCTTCAAAATGCGAATTCTCGAGAAACTatcatttttcttgaaaaagaaattgcaggAAGCTAAAGCTTGTAGCATCCAGTTTTTGCTCTACTTAAAATGTACTAAATTAAGATGCCTGAATGGAAGCATGAATCAGGCATCTCTTACATCCCGGCTCCTCCTCTTATGTGAGAACAGAAAAAGCTCACCTATGCTAGGTGAGTATGCTTTCCAAATTAGAAATGTCCAAGAGAGTCATCCACATTGTTAATAGACTTCCCTGAAGCTCACATTAAGTGTGCTGCATTCAGATGGAAATTCAGCAAGGTGGAAGAGAACTTGTCTTGATGAAGGTGAACAGCCTTAGCCCTGAgctcaaaatgtatttttattactaACAATATTAGCAAGTTCCCATATGCTACTTCTTTCCCATCATGTCAGTGAAGAAATGGGGACAGATCCTGTTGAATCTTTTAAGATCTTTGCAAGCAACTGTGAACACGACATGggtttattctttgtttttcaaggaCAAACGAAATCTTCAGATTAAAAGAGTAAATGTAATGTAATGAAATTTCCTGGTCATAGTCTTTATTGTCTAGAAGGTAACATGGCttgaattttttaatttcccagCCACATGACAgctgacttctgtttttctctctctaggACTAAGTAATATCATAGGGATCATTGTCTACATATCAAGCAATGCAGGTGACCCAAGTGATAAGCGAGATGAGGACAAAAAGAACCATTACAACTACGGTTGGTCTTTCTATTTTGGAGCCTTGTCTTTTATCGTGGCCGAAACCATAGGTGTTCTGGCTGTGAACATTTATATCGAGAAGAACAAAGAGCTGAGGTTTAAGACCAAGAGGGAATTCCTTAAGACTTCTTCCAGTTCTCCTTATGCCAGGATGCCAAGCTACAGGTACAGGAGGCGGAGGTCCAGGTCCAGTTCTCGATCCACAGAGCCTTCTCCATCTAGAGACATTTCCCCGGTTGGCATGAAGATAGCAAGCACCATTCCCATGAACGAGATTTCCATGTACACTCTTTCCAGAGAGCCCTTGAAGGTCACAACAGCCGCCAGCTACAACGCAGACCAAGAAGCCAGTTTTCTGCAGGTCCATAACTTCCTTCAGAAGGAATTTAAGGAAGGACTCCACGTCAACATGGTCAACAGGAGAACAACACCTG harbors:
- the CACNG4 gene encoding voltage-dependent calcium channel gamma-4 subunit — translated: MVWCDRGVQMLLTTVGAFAAFSLMAIAIGTDYWLYSSAHICNGTNITADEAQGPPRKARGDLTHSGLWRICCLEGIYKGHCFRINHFPEDNDYDHDSSEYLLRIVRASSVFPILSTILLLLGGLCVGAGRIYNSKNNIILSAGILFVAAGLSNIIGIIVYISSNAGDPSDKRDEDKKNHYNYGWSFYFGALSFIVAETIGVLAVNIYIEKNKELRFKTKREFLKTSSSSPYARMPSYRYRRRRSRSSSRSTEPSPSRDISPVGMKIASTIPMNEISMYTLSREPLKVTTAASYNADQEASFLQVHNFLQKEFKEGLHVNMVNRRTTPV